From a region of the Triticum aestivum cultivar Chinese Spring chromosome 7D, IWGSC CS RefSeq v2.1, whole genome shotgun sequence genome:
- the LOC123165413 gene encoding OVARIAN TUMOR DOMAIN-containing deubiquitinating enzyme 1 isoform X1, translating into MYNQILEAPFWSHEASDAVRASWRDEYEACDDFSMVLQTSQNGCRKILQKEPLSSLPHEFENEIMKDKAKKLLANYSEYRKVPGDGSCFYRSFIYSYLEQLVKVSHEEELRLLGALEPMWEKFQRLHLPGSYSDLHDPFVGFILECMEQKQKLSVSGYQEWLFQESQNEQKFANILLYLRLVTAIEICTEVETFKSYITELGQGMPDAIGYCLEEVLPVEEDAQQVNLTALTNVLQVPLRVVNIDVSPIEELNIHIIYESPDSSVPTVTLLYRPGHYDIIYEKS; encoded by the exons ATGTATAATCAG ATTCTGGAAGCTCCTTTTTGGAGTCACGAGGCATCTGATGCTGTGAGGGCTTCTTGGAGAGACGAGTACGAAGCTTGTGATGAT TTTTCTATGGTTTTGCAGACATCACAAAATGGCTGCAGAAAAATTCTTCAAAAG GAACCTTTATCATCTCTACCGCATGAGTTTGAAAACGAAATTATGAAAGATAAGGCCAAA AAGCTTTTGGCTAATTACTCTGAATATCGGAAGGTACCTGGAGATGGGAGTTGCTTTTACAGATCGTTCATATACTCATACCTG GAGCAGCTTGTGAAAGTATCTCATGAGGAGGAGCTACGTTTACTTGGTGCACTTGAACCAATGTGGGAGAAATTCCAAAGGCTTCATTTGCCTGGTTCATATTCTGATCTTCATGAT CCTTTTGTGGGCTTTATACTGGAATGTatggaacaaaaacaaaaactgtCAGTAAG TGGCTATCAAGAGTGGCTTTTCCAGGAGAGTCAAAATGAGCAGAAGTTTGCGAACA TACTTTTGTATCTTCGACTTGTGACAGCTATTGAGATATGCACTGAGGTTGAAACTTTTAAGTCATACATAACCGAACTTGGTCAAGGAATGCCTGATGCAATAGGG TACTGCCTGGAGGAGGTTCTCCCAGTGGAGGAAGATGCACAACAAGTGAATCTCACTGCGCTCACCAATGTCCTACAGGTGCCACTTCGAGTTGTTAACATTGACGTTTCACCGATTGAGGAGCTTAACATCCACATCATCTACGAGTCACCAGATTCCTCGGTTCCTACTGTGACACTACTGTATAGACCAGGGCATTATGATATCATCTACGAGAAGTCATAG
- the LOC123165413 gene encoding OVARIAN TUMOR DOMAIN-containing deubiquitinating enzyme 1 isoform X2 gives MVLQTSQNGCRKILQKEPLSSLPHEFENEIMKDKAKKLLANYSEYRKVPGDGSCFYRSFIYSYLEQLVKVSHEEELRLLGALEPMWEKFQRLHLPGSYSDLHDPFVGFILECMEQKQKLSVSGYQEWLFQESQNEQKFANILLYLRLVTAIEICTEVETFKSYITELGQGMPDAIGYCLEEVLPVEEDAQQVNLTALTNVLQVPLRVVNIDVSPIEELNIHIIYESPDSSVPTVTLLYRPGHYDIIYEKS, from the exons ATGGTTTTGCAGACATCACAAAATGGCTGCAGAAAAATTCTTCAAAAG GAACCTTTATCATCTCTACCGCATGAGTTTGAAAACGAAATTATGAAAGATAAGGCCAAA AAGCTTTTGGCTAATTACTCTGAATATCGGAAGGTACCTGGAGATGGGAGTTGCTTTTACAGATCGTTCATATACTCATACCTG GAGCAGCTTGTGAAAGTATCTCATGAGGAGGAGCTACGTTTACTTGGTGCACTTGAACCAATGTGGGAGAAATTCCAAAGGCTTCATTTGCCTGGTTCATATTCTGATCTTCATGAT CCTTTTGTGGGCTTTATACTGGAATGTatggaacaaaaacaaaaactgtCAGTAAG TGGCTATCAAGAGTGGCTTTTCCAGGAGAGTCAAAATGAGCAGAAGTTTGCGAACA TACTTTTGTATCTTCGACTTGTGACAGCTATTGAGATATGCACTGAGGTTGAAACTTTTAAGTCATACATAACCGAACTTGGTCAAGGAATGCCTGATGCAATAGGG TACTGCCTGGAGGAGGTTCTCCCAGTGGAGGAAGATGCACAACAAGTGAATCTCACTGCGCTCACCAATGTCCTACAGGTGCCACTTCGAGTTGTTAACATTGACGTTTCACCGATTGAGGAGCTTAACATCCACATCATCTACGAGTCACCAGATTCCTCGGTTCCTACTGTGACACTACTGTATAGACCAGGGCATTATGATATCATCTACGAGAAGTCATAG